In Pseudomonadota bacterium, a single window of DNA contains:
- a CDS encoding DUF1566 domain-containing protein, with translation METMTMRLTVALFASLLAAGCLSLPGYSGPDGSTDTDTDSDTDTDTDSDTDTDSDTDTDTDSDTDTDTDTDTDSDTDTDTDTDTDTDLGDVGDPCSGDLECETFLHCQNDVCCADGSTCCTSETHCSVGNRACNSTTASCYGDCFTPAETDYMCAAGYHCEDLTGCVVDLVTGGCDEASDCASGECLADHCCENAGLCCEAAVDCSEWFYACDMAGPSYPMTCAFADFSIPDTGLGDDAADCYDATNARVACSGFVSPADYSSQDGHFIGNGRNLTEPTAGQILDGLSGLIWQKPAAPLTDYAGAVAVCTGDWRLPKRHELVTILDFGISPAESWFVDPIFNAPASTSSGGLFWTSTDVSDGTATEVWAIDFLSGAVRHLNKTSGTAYAWCVKP, from the coding sequence ATGGAGACGATGACGATGCGCCTGACGGTCGCCCTGTTCGCGTCCCTCCTCGCGGCCGGCTGCCTGAGCCTGCCCGGGTACAGCGGTCCGGACGGGTCGACGGACACGGACACCGATTCGGACACGGACACGGACACCGATTCGGACACGGACACGGATTCTGACACCGACACGGACACGGATTCCGACACCGACACGGATACCGATACCGATACCGATTCCGACACGGATACGGATACGGATACGGACACCGACACGGATCTCGGCGATGTCGGCGACCCGTGCTCGGGAGACCTCGAGTGCGAGACGTTCCTGCACTGCCAGAACGACGTCTGTTGCGCGGACGGCTCCACGTGCTGCACGAGCGAGACCCATTGCTCGGTCGGGAACAGGGCGTGCAACTCGACCACCGCCTCGTGCTACGGCGACTGCTTCACGCCTGCCGAGACGGATTATATGTGCGCGGCCGGCTACCACTGCGAGGATCTGACCGGCTGCGTCGTGGATCTCGTCACCGGCGGTTGCGACGAGGCGTCGGACTGCGCGAGCGGCGAGTGCCTCGCCGACCATTGTTGCGAGAACGCCGGGCTGTGCTGCGAGGCGGCGGTCGACTGCTCGGAGTGGTTCTACGCCTGCGACATGGCCGGGCCCTCGTACCCGATGACCTGCGCGTTCGCCGATTTCTCGATTCCGGACACCGGGCTCGGCGACGACGCGGCCGACTGCTACGACGCGACCAACGCGCGGGTCGCGTGCTCCGGGTTCGTCTCCCCCGCCGACTACTCCTCCCAGGACGGCCACTTCATCGGCAACGGGCGCAACCTCACGGAGCCCACCGCCGGACAAATCCTGGACGGCCTCTCCGGCCTCATCTGGCAGAAGCCCGCCGCGCCGCTCACGGACTACGCCGGCGCCGTGGCCGTGTGCACCGGTGACTGGCGCCTGCCGAAGCGGCACGAGCTCGTCACCATCCTGGACTTCGGGATCTCGCCCGCCGAGAGCTGGTTCGTCGATCCGATCTTCAACGCGCCGGCCTCGACGTCGAGCGGAGGGCTCTTCTGGACCTCGACGGACGTTTCGGACGGCACCGCGACCGAGGTCTGGGCTATCGACTTCCTGTCCGGCGCGGTCCGGCACTTGAACAAGACGAGCGGCACCGCCTACGCGTGGTGCGTGAAGCCATGA
- a CDS encoding PEGA domain-containing protein has product MHPSETKRLMAVLAAAALLLAVAPRLAAADDQEVAKTKFQDGMALIKEENYPAALAAFEESYELVPKPGLLYNIAMCQKALFRYVDSIASFKKYLSAMGANVKPEMKLNVEQALADMQKLVGTILIDGAPGGAEVFVDDRAVGRTPLKDALLADPGQHSIRVERDGYKPLRTEVNVASGATIAVRAKLRAVAAWIEIACEAGEAVVHLDGKVVGGCPYEGEVQPGEHEVKVLQAGKAPFVRKVQVASAGTATVAVSLEAGGAKEPDGAKRPRGLLIGGIAALAVGAGAGVLGGVFAAKRGDALDTVENPASRDEYDAAGEDAQTAHGVMIGGFVGAGVFIAAGVVLIVLDRRGREKIEGDAGAVAVRAAPGGIAVEF; this is encoded by the coding sequence ATGCATCCGAGTGAAACGAAGAGGCTCATGGCCGTCCTCGCGGCCGCCGCGCTCCTGCTCGCGGTCGCGCCGCGCCTCGCGGCGGCGGATGATCAGGAGGTCGCCAAGACGAAGTTCCAGGATGGGATGGCGCTCATCAAGGAGGAGAACTACCCGGCCGCGCTCGCCGCGTTCGAGGAGTCGTACGAGCTCGTCCCCAAGCCGGGGCTCCTCTACAACATCGCCATGTGCCAGAAGGCGCTCTTCCGCTATGTCGACTCGATCGCGTCGTTCAAGAAGTACCTCTCGGCCATGGGCGCGAACGTCAAGCCCGAGATGAAGCTGAACGTCGAGCAGGCGCTCGCGGACATGCAGAAGCTCGTGGGCACGATCCTGATCGACGGCGCGCCGGGAGGCGCCGAGGTGTTCGTGGACGATCGCGCGGTGGGCCGCACCCCGCTGAAGGACGCGCTGCTCGCGGATCCGGGCCAGCACTCGATCCGCGTGGAGCGGGACGGCTACAAGCCGCTTCGCACCGAGGTGAACGTGGCGTCCGGCGCGACGATCGCGGTGCGCGCGAAGCTGCGCGCCGTGGCCGCGTGGATCGAGATCGCGTGCGAGGCCGGGGAGGCGGTCGTGCACCTCGACGGCAAGGTCGTGGGCGGCTGCCCGTACGAGGGCGAGGTGCAGCCGGGCGAGCACGAGGTGAAGGTGCTGCAGGCGGGCAAGGCGCCGTTCGTGCGGAAGGTCCAGGTCGCCTCGGCCGGCACGGCGACCGTGGCGGTGTCGCTCGAGGCGGGCGGGGCAAAGGAGCCCGACGGGGCGAAGCGGCCGCGCGGCCTCTTGATAGGCGGGATCGCGGCGCTCGCCGTGGGCGCGGGCGCGGGGGTGCTCGGCGGGGTGTTCGCGGCCAAGCGCGGCGACGCCCTGGACACGGTCGAGAACCCGGCGTCGCGCGACGAGTACGACGCGGCGGGAGAGGACGCGCAGACGGCGCACGGCGTGATGATCGGCGGGTTCGTCGGCGCCGGCGTCTTCATCGCCGCGGGCGTCGTGCTGATCGTGCTCGACCGGCGCGGCAGGGAGAAGATCGAAGGCGACGCGGGCGCCGTGGCGGTGCGCGCGGCTCCCGGTGGGATCGCCGTGGAATTTTAG
- a CDS encoding sulfatase, whose translation MTNNKNESGRADDLATYFAPRGESRPGFFTRRDFLVVGAGAALSCALPFGCGDDKGKAGGPGAAPPDVAAKGTPWDGTTRALDLMDALHLADIRHHGEYVDFGTAARFKYTLGGWMSGFDNDVDMNGLAYTWATRSPSRIYFSLPEPRPLTFELRVKKAGVEWFSIYLNDAPLTKLTMKGGDFEVVRATSAIEQAKAGENLLKLVYGEHENKVAGSLAAFAVDYLRIIPEGEAGADPFEAPQLGELRRPHKIDGKEIDSLLLPVPMTLSYYLEVPAASSLCVSAACVPPGDAQKPAPVGLKVRLTPADTMATVDVADASIAAGEWQDQMWSLGKAAGKLARLDIEIAGEKGSRVALGAPAIRIAPPRVEDASRRPKNAIVLLIDTLRADKLSAYGKTHVKSPALDKFTSEATLFERCQATANWTKPSCASVLTGLYPDTHKARGHSSRLAPSIKMAGEIFQAAGYATGAFIANGYLAGEFGFNRGWTQYVNYIRENKPSTAEKLFPDVVAFIQAQVAAGKPFFTYVQTIDPHVPYDPPAEDLKLYDAEPYTGPIVPRGTGELLEAFKRKRVVLEPRDRRHLEALYDGEVTYHDRHFGRFLDSLARDRLLDDTMIVVCADHGEEFFEHESVGHGHTLFQELLHVPLVVRAPGVVPAGKRIREDVGLCDVLPTVLAALGQAPAAGVEGRSLIPTANGAAPDPMGAAFSSFWSEADDRNLQWSVRKGDWKLKMRGPVNTSLHNLVEDPREVTDADERYPIAVRALRIALGQFIGAPDKAAWASGKIAAQAAAKPQGAEDKAEQIPEELKAQLRQLGYMQ comes from the coding sequence TTGACGAACAACAAGAATGAATCCGGCCGCGCGGACGACCTCGCGACCTACTTCGCCCCGCGCGGAGAAAGCCGTCCGGGGTTCTTCACCCGACGCGACTTCCTCGTGGTGGGCGCGGGCGCGGCGCTCTCCTGCGCGCTGCCGTTCGGCTGCGGCGACGACAAGGGCAAGGCCGGGGGCCCGGGCGCGGCGCCGCCGGACGTCGCGGCCAAGGGCACGCCGTGGGACGGGACGACGCGCGCGCTCGACCTCATGGACGCGCTCCACCTCGCGGACATCCGCCACCACGGCGAGTACGTCGACTTCGGCACCGCCGCGCGGTTCAAGTACACGCTCGGCGGCTGGATGAGCGGCTTCGACAACGACGTCGACATGAACGGCCTCGCGTACACGTGGGCCACGCGCTCGCCGTCGCGGATCTACTTCAGCCTGCCCGAGCCGAGGCCGCTGACGTTCGAGCTCCGCGTCAAGAAGGCCGGGGTCGAGTGGTTCTCGATCTACCTGAACGACGCGCCGCTCACGAAGCTGACCATGAAGGGCGGCGACTTCGAGGTCGTGCGCGCGACGAGCGCGATCGAGCAGGCCAAGGCCGGCGAGAACCTCCTGAAGCTCGTGTACGGCGAGCACGAGAACAAGGTGGCGGGCTCGCTCGCGGCGTTCGCGGTCGACTACCTTCGGATCATCCCCGAGGGCGAGGCGGGGGCGGATCCGTTCGAGGCGCCGCAGCTCGGCGAGCTCAGGCGGCCGCACAAGATCGACGGCAAGGAGATCGACTCGCTGCTCCTGCCGGTGCCGATGACGCTGTCGTACTACCTCGAAGTTCCCGCCGCGTCGAGCCTGTGCGTCTCGGCCGCGTGCGTCCCGCCCGGGGACGCGCAGAAGCCGGCGCCCGTCGGGCTCAAGGTGCGGCTCACCCCGGCGGACACGATGGCGACCGTCGACGTCGCGGACGCGTCGATCGCCGCGGGCGAGTGGCAGGATCAGATGTGGAGCCTCGGCAAGGCCGCGGGCAAGCTCGCGCGGCTCGATATCGAGATCGCGGGCGAGAAGGGGAGCCGCGTCGCGCTCGGCGCGCCGGCGATCCGGATCGCGCCGCCGCGGGTGGAGGACGCGTCCCGCCGGCCGAAGAACGCGATCGTGCTGCTCATCGACACGCTGCGCGCGGACAAGCTCTCGGCGTACGGCAAGACCCACGTCAAGTCGCCGGCGCTCGACAAGTTCACGTCCGAGGCGACGCTGTTCGAGCGCTGCCAGGCGACCGCCAACTGGACCAAGCCGTCGTGCGCGTCGGTGCTCACCGGGCTCTACCCGGACACCCACAAGGCGCGCGGCCACTCGTCGCGGCTCGCCCCGTCGATCAAGATGGCCGGCGAGATCTTCCAGGCCGCGGGCTACGCGACCGGCGCGTTCATCGCCAACGGCTACCTCGCGGGCGAGTTCGGCTTCAACCGCGGCTGGACGCAGTACGTGAACTACATCCGCGAGAACAAGCCCTCGACCGCGGAGAAGCTGTTCCCGGACGTCGTCGCCTTCATCCAGGCGCAGGTCGCGGCCGGCAAGCCGTTCTTCACCTACGTGCAGACGATCGATCCGCACGTCCCGTACGATCCGCCGGCCGAGGATCTCAAGCTCTACGACGCGGAGCCGTACACCGGGCCGATCGTGCCGCGCGGCACGGGCGAGCTGCTCGAGGCGTTCAAGCGGAAGCGCGTCGTGCTCGAGCCGCGCGACAGGCGCCACCTCGAGGCGCTGTACGACGGCGAGGTGACCTACCACGACCGCCACTTCGGCCGGTTCCTCGACTCGCTCGCGCGCGACCGGCTGCTCGACGACACGATGATCGTGGTGTGCGCGGATCACGGCGAGGAGTTCTTCGAGCACGAGTCGGTGGGCCACGGCCACACGCTCTTCCAGGAGCTGCTGCACGTCCCGCTCGTCGTCCGCGCGCCGGGCGTCGTGCCCGCGGGCAAGCGGATCCGCGAGGACGTCGGGCTCTGCGACGTCCTGCCCACCGTGCTCGCCGCACTCGGCCAGGCGCCGGCGGCGGGCGTCGAGGGGCGCAGCCTGATCCCGACCGCGAACGGCGCGGCCCCGGATCCCATGGGCGCGGCGTTCTCGAGCTTCTGGAGCGAGGCGGACGACCGCAACCTCCAGTGGAGCGTGCGCAAGGGCGACTGGAAGCTCAAGATGCGCGGCCCGGTGAACACGTCGCTCCACAACCTCGTCGA